In Cynocephalus volans isolate mCynVol1 chromosome 13, mCynVol1.pri, whole genome shotgun sequence, a genomic segment contains:
- the KCNG2 gene encoding potassium voltage-gated channel subfamily G member 2 → MEPWPCSPGTGGGAARTRHVIINVGGCRVRLAWAALARCPLARLERLRACRGHDELLRVCDDYDVSRDEFFFDRSPCAFRAIVALLRAGKLRLLRGPCALAFRDELAYWGIDEARLERCCLRRLRRREEEAAEARAGPAGRGAPGSPACALGPGGRLQRGRRRLRDVVDNPHSGPAGKLFACVSVAFVAATAVGLCLSTMPDVRAEEERGECSPKCRNLFVLETVCVAWFSFEFLLRSLQAESKCAFLRTPLNIIDILAILPFYVSLLVGLAAGAGGAGAAGAGGGKLLERAGLVLRLLRALRVLYVMRLARHSLGLRSLGLTARRCARELGLLLLFLCVAMALFAPLVHLAERELGARRDFSSVPASYWWAVISMTTVGYGDMVPRSVPGQVVALSSILSGILLMAFPVTSIFHTFSRSYSELKEQQRRAASPEPALREDSTRSATATDDSSQDPASAGLAGSARLALSDQRSPRARPSPPAVEPRGLCPPLLPVTFLGTSIFYGCLKRKPEKSQGCSNARRPHLAQAHPDPALLFSPRHEWGGEPCHHDGQRPPGREAFRRHPTLPGNKDRGAPSPSLLGPHTSQANTNRMGSVRDTGLEKEHGKCKGQVLLGSAETNRATPGLDVLSCQCCQVPGSRSSRPMRLSSPRSSRLLQCRETQL, encoded by the exons ATGGAGCCATGGCCCTGCTCCCCGGGAAC TGGTGGCGGCGCGGCCCGCACCCGGCACGTCATCATCAACGTGGGCGGCTGCAGGGTGCGCCTGGCCTGGGCGGCGCTGGCGCGCTGTCCCCTTGCGCGCCTCGAGCGCCTGCGGGCCTGCCGGGGCCACGACGAGCTGCTGCGCGTGTGCGACGACTACGACGTGAGCCGCGACGAGTTCTTCTTCGACCGCAGCCCGTGCGCCTTCCGCGCCATCGTGGCGCTACTGCGCGCCGGGAAGCTGCGGCTGCTCCGGGGCCCGTGCGCGCTGGCCTTCCGCGACGAGCTGGCCTACTGGGGCATCGACGAGGCGCGCCTGGAGCGCTGCTGCCTGCGCCGCCTGCGCCGCCGCGAGGAGGAGGCGGCCGAGGCGCGCGCGGGCCCGGCGGGGCGCGGGGCTCCGGGCAGCCCGGCCTGCGCCCTGGGGCCCGGCGGGCGGCTGCAGCGAGGCCGGCGGCGCCTGCGCGACGTGGTGGACAACCCGCACTCGGGGCCAGCGGGCAAGCTCTTCGCCTGCGTCTCCGTGGCCTTCGTGGCCGCCACGGCCGTCGGCCTCTGCCTGAGCACCATGCCGGATGTCCGCGCCGAGGAGGAGCGG GGCGAGTGCTCCCCCAAGTGCCGCAACCTATTCGTGCTGGAGACGGTGTGCGTGGCATGGTTCTCCTTCGAGTTCCTGCTGCGCTCCCTGCAGGCCGAGAGCAAGTGCGCCTTCCTGCGGACGCCACTCAACATCATCGACATCCTGGCCATCCTGCCCTTCTACGTGTCGCTGCTTGTGGGGCTGGCGGCGGGCGCGGGGGGCGCGGGCGcggcgggcgcgggcggcgggAAGCTGCTGGAGCGCGCGGGGCTGGTGCTGCGGCTGCTGCGCGCGCTGCGCGTGCTGTACGTGATGCGCCTGGCGCGCCACTCGCTGGGGCTGCGCTCGCTGGGGCTGACGGCGCGGCGGTGCGCGCGGgagctggggctgctgctgctgttcctgTGCGTGGCCATGGCGCTCTTCGCGCCGCTGGTGCACCTGGCCGAGCGCGAGCTGGGCGCGCGCCGCGACTTCTCCAGCGTGCCCGCCAGCTACTGGTGGGCTGTCATCTCCATGACCACCGTGGGCTATGGCGACATGGTGCCGCGCAGCGTGCCCGGGCAGGTGGTGGCGCTGAGCAGCATCCTCAGCGGCATCCTGCTCATGGCCTTCCCGGTCACTTCCATCTTCCACACCTTCTCGCGCTCCTACTCGGAGCTCAAGGAGCAGCAGCGGCGCGCCGCCAGCCCCGAGCCGGCCCTGCGCGAGGACAGCACGCGCTCGGCCACCGCCACCGACGACAGCTCACAGGACCCCGCCAGCGCCGGCCTGGCCGGGAGCGCCCGCCTCGCGCT CTCCGACCAGCGCAGCCCCAGAGCACGGCCCTCGCCTCCCGCAGTGGAGCCGAGAGGCCTCTGTCCTCCCCTCCTGCCCGTTACTTTCCTTGGGACTTCCATTTTCTACGGCTGTCTGAAAAGGAAGCCCGAGAAATCCCAAGGCTGTAGCAACGCCAGAAGGCCGCATTTGGCCCAGGCTCACCCCGACCCTGCCCTGCTCTTCAGCCCCAGGCACGAGTGGGGAGGGGAGCCGTGTCACCACGACGGGCAACGCCCCCCTGGGAGGGAGGCCTTCCGGAGGCACCCGACTCTGCCAGGCAACAAGGACAGAG gggccccttctccttccctacTGGGCCCACATACATCCCAGGCCAACACCAACAGGATGGGATCTGTAAGGGACACAGGTCTGGAGAAAGAGCACGGGAAATGCAAGGGCCAG GTGCTTCTGGGGTCTGCTGAGACTAACAGGGCAACTCCAGGACTGGACGTGCTCAGCTGTCAGTGCTGCCAGGTGCCAGGAAGCAGAAGTAGCCGGCCCATGCGCTTGTCCAGCCCGCGCAGCTCCCGTCTGCTCCAGTGTCGAGAGACTCAGCTCTGA